Sequence from the Corallococcus soli genome:
GCTGCCGCAAGGCGCGCGTTGCCATCACGCTCCGGCACCACATTCACCCGGACGGCTACGAGCTCGCCTTCAACTTCATGCGGATCTGCGCGGAGGAGACGGGCGGCACCCTGGATGTGCGCGGCGTGTGGCTGGAGGGGGCGGAGGGCGAGCTGTGGCTGCCGAAGGCTCTTGAGCACGCACGCGACCTGGGCGGCGCCGCGCTGGCCGTCCCTTCCTCCCGGTGCAGCTCACTCGCCGCACCGGAGAAACACCGCATGACCACCGCCACGCCGTACACCCCGCCCGCCGACATCACCACCGCCGCCGAGAGCGCGCTGGCCAAGGCCAGTCCCTACGAGCTCGGCCGCGCCACCGTGCTCTACTCCGTCTACTGCGGCGTCACCGGAGGACGCTCCGCCGTCACGGGCGCCGAGCTGCCCCCGTTCGAGAAGTGCCCCGTGCTGGTTCGCGCCGCGTGGCTCGCGGTGGCTCAGGCGATCAACACCCCGGTCACGTCCGTGGCGCCCCCGAGCCAGCCGTCGCCGATGCTGGTCCAGAAGCCCAGCCCTGGCCGCATGGTACTCTACTGCCTCGGTGACGAGGGCGGCACCCGGAAGGGCGAGGTGCGGCCGGCCGTCGTCGTTGCCTTGCGCGCGCCGGACCCGATGGCGCCGAACCTCCAGGTACTGGGCGATGGGCCGAACGACGACTTCACCGCGGCTGATGGGCACGGCGGCGAGCACGTCTGGCGCGGCACGGTGCCCTTCGGCGGGCCGGACAAGCCCGGCACCTGGTTCTGGCCGCCGCGCGTCTGAGCCGCCCCTTCTTCGTGGTGCTGTCCAACCCCCAGCAGGAGCAGCACCATGAAGAAGCGCATCATCCTGACCGCGTCCATCGCGGCCGTCCTCACCGCGCCGGTGGCCTTCGCCCAGGCGTCCACCGGCACCAGCGCGGAGCCGAGCATCCAGTCCGTGCTGGTGGCGGCGGGCGTCGCCGTCGTCCCCGTCGTGGCCACCGCGCTGGCGGGGCTCATCGCCGCCGCGCTCCTCGCGCTCACGAAGAAGCTGAACGCCCAGGCCGGTGACTCGAAGCTGGCCCAGGTGGGGGCCCGCGCCTCCATGGTGACGGAGGCCATCGTCCGTGAGCTGGAAGTGACGATGCGTCCGGAGTTGGAGGAGGCCGCAGCTGATGGCATCCTCACGGCGGCTGAGCTGGCGAAGCTCAAGGCCGAGGCCCTGGCCCAGCTTAAGAAGAGCCTGGGCGAGCATGGGATGAAGGAGCTGCAGGAGGTGCTGTCGCTCACCGCTGGCAGCATCGGCACCTTCCTGGGCGGGCTCATTGAGGCGGCCGTGGACCGGATGAAGGCCAGCAAGACGACGCCCGCCGTCGGCTTCACGGAGGAGTTCGTCTCCGCCGCGAAGTCGCTGGGCGCCATCGGCAGCACGGCGGGGCTGGCCCCGACCACGGTGGTCCCTTCGACGCCCCGCGGGTAGCAGTCGCCGCGGGGCTGTCGCGGGTGCTGAGCGACGTGCCGGTGCGCACCGGCTACCTGGAGGCATCCGCTGGTGCCTCCTCCCTCACGGGCGCCTACGCGCGCCTGGAGAGCGGGGCGAGGCTCCGGGATAGCCTGGGCCTCTTCGCCTTCGCCGAGGCGAACCAGCGCGAACGGATGGCCGGCGTCGGCGTACGGTGGACGTTCAGCCTGTGATGTACGGCGGCTCGCTCTTGCAGTATTGGGCGAGCCGCACTCCCAATCGACGCGAGGGGAGGTGGACTGGGCTCTTCGCAAGGAGAGGACCCGGCTCGTGCTACAGGGATGGACCAGTTATGATCCGCCGCGATGGGCGTTGCTCCCGCTCTTTGAGGTGCACATGCTGGGCGACCTGAAGCCGGCTTTTTGACCCCTCATGCGTTCCGGGTGACGGTGACCACGTGCCGAAGACCAAAAAGCGAGGCGTCCTCGTTGCCATTGAGGGCATCGATGGCGCAGGGAAGACGACGCAGGCCCGCCTCTTGGAGGAAGCCTTGCTCTCCGGAGGGCACAAGGTTGTCCGGACGAAAGAGCCCACCGATGGAACGTGGGGGCGCTCGCTTCGTGAGTCGGCGACGAAGGGACGGCTTCCAGCTGAAGCGGAGTTGGATCTCTTCCTTCGAGACCGCCGGGAGCATGTCGAGAAGCTCATTGAGCCGGCCCTTGCTGCAGGCAAGGTCGTCATCATTGATCGGTACTATTTCTCGACCGTTGCCTACCAGGGGGCCCGGGGAATGGATCCGGCAGAACTCCTCAAGATGAATGAGGCCTTTGCTCCTCCACCAGATCTGCTCGTGATTCTGGACGTGGAGCCTCTCATTGGAATCGAGCGGATCCGGCAGCGCGGAGACCGGCAGAACGACTTCGAACAGGCGAGCGGCCTGCGGGAGGCGGCGCGAATTTTCCGAACTCTTGATCTGCCCTACCTCGCGAGAATTCCTGGCACCCATGCGCCTGAAGACATCACGGCCGGGATCCTTGAAATTCTCTACGACGGTCCGCTCGCAGGGCGCCCT
This genomic interval carries:
- the tmk gene encoding dTMP kinase — translated: MPKTKKRGVLVAIEGIDGAGKTTQARLLEEALLSGGHKVVRTKEPTDGTWGRSLRESATKGRLPAEAELDLFLRDRREHVEKLIEPALAAGKVVIIDRYYFSTVAYQGARGMDPAELLKMNEAFAPPPDLLVILDVEPLIGIERIRQRGDRQNDFEQASGLREAARIFRTLDLPYLARIPGTHAPEDITAGILEILYDGPLAGRPVVPSSISGRPMTNGDLWMDLAKIS